In Pocillopora verrucosa isolate sample1 chromosome 13, ASM3666991v2, whole genome shotgun sequence, one genomic interval encodes:
- the LOC131776626 gene encoding microspherule protein 1, translating into MSSLTPTNAFPNPPAPIPRPPGRAGRSTPRRSSSRSIKRKKFDDELVESSLKKVSKQRGDVVVLEKEIQKRTLPTGKGSSRKQRKSKNPQVNKDFGRWRPADDLALITGVQQTNDLTAVYLGIKFSCRFTPKEIQERWYQLLYDPVVSRLATTAVKQLPPDVIAAAQNNALWNKEEELILANVPANSPASLELFQDLLDKNPSVFHQCRSAKALRNHWLLMRQYQLLSDQTVSTAEHAVSFSDAEEQINDAELSETKDDNLEQELSLADRRNKREIRMLEGEIPLWQVIVEKLNAATGATTVTPASEFDSHTLAVLRGRLVRYLMRSREITVGRSTADNHVDVDLSLEGPAWKISRRQAVIKLRSDGEYCVINEGRRPLYIDGKPVVIGAKARLHHNSTFEICGLRFVFLINQDLPGATKEVKQPTPAQQGKVA; encoded by the exons ATGTCATCTTTGACTCCAACAAATGCTTTTCCAAATCCCCCAGCACCCATTCCTCGACCACCTGGGAGGGCAGGTAGAAGTACTCCTCGTCGAAGTTCTTCTCGGTCTATTAAACGAAAAAAGTTTGATGATGAATTGGTGGAGAGCAGTCTTAAGAAGGTGTCCAAACAAAGAGGTGATGTCGTTGTcctggaaaaagaaatacagaaaagaACTTTG CCCACAGGTAAAGGCTCCTcaaggaaacagagaaaaaGCAAG AACCCTCAAGTGAATAAAGACTTTGGAAGATGGAGACCAGCAGATGATCTTGCCCTCATTACCGGAGTTCAGCAG ACAAATGATCTGACAGCTGTTTATCTCGGGATAAAGTTCTCTTGTCGATTCACTccaaaagaaattcaagaaagatGGTATCAACTTCTTTATGACCCAGTAGTGTCAAG GTTGGCCACTACTGCCGTTAAACAGCTTCCTCCAGATGTCATTGCTGCAGCGCAGAACAATGCACTGTGGAACAAAGAAGAGGAACTTATCTTGGCAAATGTGCCAGCG AACAGCCCAGCTTCTTTAGAATTATTCCAAGATTTGTTGGATAAAAACCCCTCAGTTTTTCACCAGTGTCGGTCAGCTAAGGCACTAAGAAATCACTGGCTTCTGATGCGCCAATATCAACTCCTCTCTGATCAGACAG tttccacAGCAGAGCATGCAGTGAGTTTTTCTGATGCTGAGGAACAGATTAACGACGCTGAACTCTC AGAAACCAAGGATGATAACCTAGAACAGGAACTTTCATTGGCCGACAGACGAAACAAAAGAGAGATACGCATGTTAGAAGGGGAGATTCCGTTGTGGCAAGTTATCGTGGAAAAACTCAATGCAGCCA CGGGAGCCACCACAGTCACACCAGCCAGCGAGTTTGATTCCCACACACTTGCAGTGTTGAGAGGGCGACTGGTCAGATACCTGATGCGCTCCAGAGAG ATTACCGTCGGAAGATCTACCGCTGACAATCACGTTGATGTTGATTTGTCCCTAGAAGGACCAGCATGGAAAATATCAAGGCGACAG GCGGTAATCAAGCTTCGTAGCGATGGTGAGTACTGTGTCATCAACGAAGGTCGGAGGCCGCTGTACATAGATGGCAAGCCCGTCGTCATTGGCGCGAAAGCGAGGCTCCACCATAACTCCACTTTTGAG ATTTGTGGTCTTCGCTTCGTGTTCCTGATAAACCAAGATCTTCCCGGAGCCACAAAGGAAGTTAAACAACCGACACCGGCCCAGCAAGGAAAGGTTGCGTAA
- the LOC131776616 gene encoding neuropeptide FF receptor 2-like — MPSPSNGSYFSTNDTFVYQLRTATTVLFSFMIIIGAPGNILLLLAIGRRQPSRASYFYMLFSIALADLGMAMIAAPQRIMENYTGWPFGSFMCNFLVSIQELFVSVSVVTHTTIALERYRTIQQPFNKRFNQKTSKFLVAFIWLGCYVSAALPQAVILELYKGSDGRVYCTPEFPSDEFRRVYEVYLVVLFITVPLVIQSWCYVNVFIVVYRELKRASEGNANRKDILKRIKQKIHVVKVLVCLVAVFQCCSIPRGVLMLIREFEDDVAMATNQVFHYADVVCLFAYYVKHTVNPIILWSTSKEFRLC, encoded by the coding sequence ATGCCTTCGCCCAGTAATGGCTCATATTTTTCGACGAATGACACGTTCGTGTACCAGCTAAGAACAGCAACGACGGTGCTCTTTTCGTTTATGATAATTATCGGAGCACCAGGGAACATACTTCTTTTGCTAGCGATAGGTCGCCGTCAGCCGTCGAGAGCCTCATATTTCTATATGCTTTTCTCTATCGCCTTGGCAGACCTAGGAATGGCTATGATTGCAGCCCCTCAGCGAATCATGGAGAATTATACAGGTTGGCCTTTCGGAAGTTTCATGTGCAATTTCCTTGTTTCCATTCAAGAGCTTTTCGTCTCCGTATCAGTCGTGACTCATACGACCATAGCGCTGGAGAGGTACCGGACAATTCAACAGCCCTTTAACAAACGATTTAACCAGAAAACGTCAAAGTTTTTGGTAGCTTTCATTTGGTTAGGCTGTTACGTGTCCGCGGCCTTACCCCAAGCTGTTATACTTGAGCTCTATAAAGGATCTGATGGCAGAGTTTACTGCACTCCGGAGTTCCCATCGGATGAATTCCGCCGCGTGTACGAAGTTTACCTCGTCGTGTTGTTCATCACGGTTCCTCTAGTcatacagtcgtggtgttacGTGAACGTATTCATCGTCGTTTACCGAGAACTGAAACGTGCCTCCGAAGGAAACGCTAACAGAAAGGACATTCTGAAACGAATCAAGCAAAAGATTCACGTGGTGAAAGTCCTGGTGTGTCTTGTTGCTGTTTTCCAGTGTTGTTCAATTCCTCGCGGTGTTTTGATGCTGATAAGGGAATTCGAAGATGATGTCGCAATGGCAACGAACCAGGTTTTCCATTACGCTGACGTCGTTTGCCTTTTTGCGTACTATGTTAAGCATACGGTGAACCCGATTATTTTGTGGAGTACAAGTAAAGAGTTTCGATTGTGCTGA
- the LOC131776909 gene encoding uncharacterized FAD-linked oxidoreductase YvdP-like produces MYLSKSYRFIRRGLHQKAFLTNVLKSRKLHGGGSAYAALEQLRDIAVTPEQPELYHDAVKIYNPAYSYEQPAFVAFPKNVEDIKRCLKIADKTNTPVAVKSGGHCFAGYSTTDSDGFVISLKNLNQVHVQESTVTVQAGACWGDVYSALDDTDYVAVGGCVPAVGIGGYILGGGYSMLSRAYGGLACDKALSFTMVKADGSNVVRASAKENEDLFWALKGGGGGNFGVMVDVTLEVSPRPKQFIWTRLIYNTTDQSEQGLSVVGKNLHNFPKELNLDMALHGYFGKKTLTLDAVYSDVHEDAVQSSLESLHPPVETQPQVFTSFLQFSTEYSKRHGFVHQEVEPIYVKGVMIQSLPPSLAKYFAHVEIPPECLLEFVHMGGDIAQHSVTSTAFPFRTAQYSYYTYGRFHNPAQREEVLKFATTAYNAVRESGCALGSYVNYMDRHLKNWGKNFYGVNYPRLCEIKDKWNPLGHGSLHFQQEVGSSWEP; encoded by the coding sequence ATGTATTTATCTAAAAGTTATCGTTTTATACGGCGTGGATTACACCAGAAAGCGTTCCTTACAAACGTTTTGAAATCCAGAAAGTTGCATGGGGGCGGTTCAGCATACGCTGCACTCGAACAACTTCGAGATATCGCTGTGACTCCTGAGCAACCAGAACTCTACCATGACGCAGTGAAGATTTACAACCCTGCGTACAGTTATGAACAGCCAGCCTTTGTCGCTTTTCCAAAAAATGTTGAAGACATCAAACGCTGTCTGAAAATTGCGGACAAAACTAATACTCCAGTCGCTGTTAAATCCGGGGGCCACTGCTTTGCTGGTTACTCCACCACTGACAGTGATGGTTTTGTCATCTCCCTTAAAAACTTGAATCAAGTTCATGTGCAGGAGAGCACGGTCACTGTTCAGGCTGGAGCTTGCTGGGGAGACGTGTACTCTGCGCTTGATGATACTGATTATGTAGCTGTCGGAGGATGTGTTCCGGCAGTGGGTATCGGGGGATACATCCTTGGGGGTGGTTACAGTATGCTGTCTCGTGCCTATGGGGGTCTGGCTTGTGATAAGGCGTTGTCATTTACCATGGTTAAAGCCGATGGAAGCAATGTTGTGAGGGCTTCTGCTAAAGAGAATGAAGATCTCTTTTGGGCTTTGAAAGGTGGAGGTGGTGGAAATTTTGGAGTGATGGTTGATGTTACTTTAGAAGTGAGTCCACGACCTAAACAATTCATCTGGACCCGTCTCATTTATAACACAACTGATCAGAGTGAACAAGGGCTCAGTGTGGTGGGTAAAAATTTACACAATTTCCCGAAGGAACTCAATCTTGACATGGCTCTTCATGGCTACTTCGGGAAGAAAACACTGACTTTGGATGCAGTATATTCTGACGTTCATGAGGATGCAGTGCAGTCAAGCCTTGAAAGTCTTCATCCACCGGTAGAAACACAACCTCAGGTGTTCACATCCTTTCTGCAGTTTTCAACTGAATACAGCAAGCGGCATGGCTTTGTTCATCAGGAGGTAGAACCCATTTATGTTAAAGGAGTGATGATACAGTCCCTACCACCTTCTTTGGCCAAGTATTTTGCCCATGTTGAAATCCCACCAGAATGTCTTCTTGAGTTTGTTCACATGGGTGGTGACATTGCTCAACACTCTGTGACATCCACTGCTTTCCCCTTCCGCACTGCTCAGTATAGCTATTATACATATGGCAGGTTTCATAACCCAGCTCAGAGAGAGGAGGTTCTTAAATTTGCAACAACAGCCTACAATGCAGTCAGAGAATCTGGCTGTGCTCTTGGTAGTTATGTCAATTACATGGACCGCCACCTTAAGAACTGGGGTAAGAATTTTTATGGTGTGAATTACCCTCGTCTTTGTGAGATCAAGGACAAATGGAATCCTTTAGGGCATGGATCCTTGCATTTTCAGCAGGAGGTTGGTTCCTCATGGGAGCcttga